The Vanrija pseudolonga chromosome 1, complete sequence genomic sequence GGAACGGGGTCGCCGAAGCTGAAGATGAAGACGCgtgtgctggtggtggcggaccGCCTTTGCTGACAGCATCGTGGTAGGACGGTGGTGGGGCCTTGGACATGTCAACAGTCGTGAATGGTGAGTTGGAGGATTCAATGTGGATGCGGTGTTTGTGTGTACCTGTGCTGATTCTCGCATCGATGGAATGTGGACAGAAGGAAGACTGCGAAGGATGGGGGTGTTGACCTGCACAGCTTATGACGTCGTGCCGCGATCTACAAAGTCACTGGGCGAGTATtcggtcggcgcgtcgcccccGGTGTGAGCACGAGGTCCATACTGTTACCACAGGGTACATGGGTACAACACCGACCTCGGTATCGAGCTCGGGAACTACACATGTATGATCCCCCATGCTCGGGCGTGGGGCACATTCAATCCTCAACCTGCCGCCGGCCCGAGGACGCGAGGACGCCcagacgcgacgcgcgcgactgcCTTGCTTCCGTTTCAGCCACGTGTTTCCACGTGACTTGCCTTCGAGTCGAGATCGTCGAGACTTGCCGCGTCGGATTGTTCATCTTCTGGTCGGTCGGTTGGGTTGTTGGCCAAACACAACTTGAGCACTCACTCCTTCCACTCCTTCCTCTCACACACCTCAAGACCATCTCAACATGGCCAAGGTCGACCACATCCTCACCCTCTCGTGCCCCGACAGGCCCGGCATTGTCCACGCCGTCACCGGTGTGCTTGcctcgctcgagctcaacATTCTCGACCTGCAGCAGTTCTCGGACCCAGTCTCGGACAAGTTCTTCATGCGCGTGCACTTTGGCTTcaccgagtcggacgaggcTTCCCAGCTCAAGCAGCCATTTGAAGAACTGTCGACAAAGTTTTCGTTCGACTACTACGTGatccgccccgccgcgcgcaagaCCCGCGTCCTCATCATGGTGTCCAAGATCGGACACTGCCTGAACGACCTGCTGTTCCGcatcaaggagggcaagctcAACGTCGAGGTCCCCATCATCGTCTCCAACCACCCCGATTtcgcccagctcgctgcCAACTACGGCATCGAGTTCCGTCACCTCCCCGTCACCAAGGACACAAAGGACACGAATACGCAGCAGATTCTCGACGTTGTCAAGGAGTTCGACATTGAGCTCGTTGTCCTCGCCCGTTACATGCAGGTTCTCACGCCTCGTCTCTGTTCCGAGATGAGCGGCCGCATCATCAACATTCACCACTCGTTCTTGCCTAGCTTCAAGGGCGCCAAGCCCTATCACCAGGCctacgagcgcggcgtcaagACCATTGGTGCGACCGCCCACTTTGTCACGGCAGACCTTGACGAGGGACCCATCATCGAGCAGCGTGTTGCTCGTGTCGACCACGCAATGAGCCccaaggagctcgtcgaggagggctcCAACATCGAGAGCCAGGTACTGGCAGCTGCTGTCAAGTGGACAACGGAGGGACGAGTGTTCCTCAACAAAACGAAGACGGTTGTCTTCGCTTAGACGTCGCCGACAACGGTGGTGGCAAGTCGTTGCTCCGATGTACCGTTTATTCGGCAGCGATAAGGGATTCATGCAGCATCACGTCGAGTGAGGAACCAAGTGTCCACTGGTGGGGTCAGCAACGTGCCGCCCCTTCTCACGCACCACTTctcatctcctcgtcgtgatTGTTGCCGTCGAACCCTCGATCCATGCCGATGCTGGCGAACAACTCGTATCCCAGGCGGTCAAGGTCTTCGATTAGGAAATGCATCATACCTCGGATCGGGACCATGTCCTTGCGTCGATTCTCGCTGTGCAGCTGTTAGTAGTCGGTCACCACGCTTGAAGGCCGGTCCTCACAATGGATAGCCTTTCAGCTTGAACTCGTGGACCTGCGGCGCGATGGCCTCCGACCTCTGGACACCGTTCCACCAGTCCTGCTGGATCAGCTGGGCCGGatcacctccacctccacctccgcCCTACTCACGCTGAACGTGGCCACAAACTCGTCATGGGCAGCCTTTGGCGCATCAATGATTCGTATGCGATCACCTCGGGGGAAAGCAATGGCGAAGAATGACCGCTCGACCGGCGGAGTCTTCTTGAAGAAGAGCGTGTCGGTGTTTTCCAGTTGGCGCGACATTCGCGTGCTGAGAGCTAGGCTCCAAcctgccgccgacagcgccgagaGGATGCGCATCAGCAAGCGGGCCCCGGCGACCGCGTCCCACTGGATAGCCTGCCATGGTATGCCCCTTAGCTGGTACTCTACGCAGCTGTCGCCCAAGTCCCAGTAGTTCTGGATCCCCTTCCTCCACTCGGCCGTGATGAGTTTGTGGAGCAGCCTGTAGATCTCGGGTGGGAAGTCGACCATCAACATCGAGTCTGAGGACCGCAACGTTATCGACGCTGCCTTGTGTGGTCGTCGCAATGGTGTTGCCGAAGATGAGGCCGTTGATGCTGAGGcctgcggtggtggtggggctTTGGGCATGTTAGCGACGACGCTGGTGGTTAGTGGGGAAGAAGTCAATGGGGATATGGTGCATATACCTGTGCTGGTGGCATTGATGTGCATGGATGTAATGCTCGACGGGTGGCAACAGGTGAGCACCGCACGTCGGGTTCCTGAAACACCTCCACCGCTTGTCTTGGCGGTTGTGAGTGTTGCGGTGCAGAtggtcgttgtcgtcctcgacgcgaAAAGGCCGCGTTCATGCAGAGTCGCGTCGTGCAAGGACGAAACGGCCGAGAACTTGCACTCTCTTAGTACACCTTCCCTGAAGTACAGTGTGTTCGTGTTGCGCGCTGTGCGAGACAAGGCAATGTGGGCGTCGAGTGTCCAGCCCTCGAACGACAGCGCAGAGCAGTGTGAGTGAGGCAAACTTGGAGCCCTGCCAGCCCgctgatgatgatgacgacgaggcgaagGACGCCGACTGGAGCTGGGTGTCGGCGCTCCGTTTGTCTACCACGTCCTGGTAAGATGGGGGAGGATCGTCGGCCATGGTTAGTGTGAAGTGTCAAAAGTGATAGCGATGCGGGTTAGGTGGGATATATGTATGCTCTATGCCGCTCGTTGACAACTGGTGGGTGCTATGCGCGTTCCTTGCAGGTACAGGAAAGCAGTGAGTTGtgcgacgacaacaacaaccgtGGTGTGGGCGCCATGCACCAATCTGAAACACGGCAGTCCTGAGGTCCTAATCGTCGCCTTGATTACAATCAACAATAATAATCACATTACAAACTCTCCTAATTCCTCTTCCTTAAGGAAATACTTATATCATCCTCCCCTCTAAACACAGgtccacctcgacgcgtcgcggccACGAGCCACCAGTCCGCCGttgctcgctgctgctcgctgttcggacgacggcaacggcaactCGACAGACATCAACACTCCGCtgcatcgccgccgccgccaccgccgcgacaAGCACCCTCAAGCGACACTCGGAACACTGTCCACGCAGAGGATACTCGCGCATCCTCCGCCATGACCACCGAGTTTGACGACGTGTACGTAGCTAgcctgctggctggcttcCTTTGGCGTCacttgccttcctcgccgctgacAACAATGCAGCCTCACGAACCAGCCGGTCGTCATTGACAATGTGCGTCTAGCGTTCGCTGCCAGTGCCCCGCTAACACCCGCAGGGCTCGGGAACGATCAAGGCCGGCTTCGCAGGCCAGGAGCAGCCGTCGTGCTACATCCCGTCGTTGTATGTTTAgccccgccgctcgtgccgccgagttcgagctcgagctcgccgtcgccgtcgctaACCCACCCGCGCAGTGTCGGCCGACCAAAACATAACCGTGTAATGGCTGGTGCGGTCCAGGACGACATCTTCATCGGAAAGCGCGCACAGGAGCTCCGCGGCCTCCTCAAGATCCGCTACCCCAtggagcacggcgtcgtGACCGACTGGGACGACATGGAGCGGATCTGGAACTGGGTGTACACCGAGGGCCTCAAGGCCTTGTCCGAGGAGGTGGGTTCGAAGCCGCTATTGTGCAtcgctgacccaccagcacCCGGTGTTGTTGACCGAGGCGCCGCTGAACCCACGGCAAAACCGCGACGTTGCGGCCCAGATCTTCTTCGAGACGTTCAACGTCCCCGCCTTCTTCACTAGCGTGCAGGCTGTGCTCAGTCTGTACTCTACCGGAAGAACAACGGGTATCGTACTCGACTCGGGCGATGGCGTGACACACGCCGTGCCCGTGTTCGAGGGCTTCTCTATGCCGCACGCGATCCAGCGGATAGACCTGGCCGGACGTGATGTGACGGACCACCTGCAGCTGCTCCTCCGCAAGGCAGGGCACTACCTGCACACAtcggccgagaaggaggtcgTGCGCACGATCAAGGAGAAGACATGCTACCTGTCTGCCAACCccaccaaggaggagaaggaccacgccggcgcgtggGAGGAGTTCCGCCTCCcggacggcaaggtcatCCAGCTCGGCACGGAGCGGTTCCTCGCCCCCGAGATCCTGTTCAACCCGGAGCTCGTGGGGCAGGAGTACCCCGGCGTGCACCAGGTCATTGTCGACTCGATCAACCGGACAGACATGGACCTGCGCAAGGCGCTCTTCAGCAACATTGTGCTATCGGGCGGCTCGACGCTGTGCACTGGTGAGTGTGATGTTGTTGTGGGTGTACTGACGCGCAGGCTTCGGCGACAGGCTGCTCAGCGAGGTGAAGAAGAttgcgctcaaggacgtcaaGCTCAAGATCTACGCGCCACCAGAACGAAAGTACTCGACGTGGATTGGCGGCTCTATCCTCGCGGGCCTGAGCACATTCAAGAAGATGTGGGTCTCGGCGGACGAGTACAAGGAGGACCCGGACATCATCCACAAGAAGGCCTTCTAGGTGGCCACATCTTCAGGGCGCGCGCAGAtacgccccgcgcgcgccgcgattGCATTAGTCTGTAGAGAACCGCGGATATATCCCGGCACGTTATACTTTGTCATGTATACCACCATAAGAGGTACGCGAGGGGTGCGGCGTGCAAGATATGCGTGCATAGAGGGGTCTACAATTTGGATGTGTCGAGGTACTCTGGtccgagctggtcgacgctcgtgacgccgaggagcttcATGCCGATGTCGATTTCCTCCTGGAGGACTGGAGGTGTCAGCTGAGGTTGCGCGAGGATCTAGCTGCGCACTCATGATCATCttctcgacgccctcggATCCGTAAGCTGACACGGCGTGGATCGCGGGCCGTCCCAGGCCGACGGCTTTCGCGCCGAGGCAGAGCGCCTTGAGCACGTCGGTGCCGTGGCGgatgccgccgtcgaggaagacgctAAAGTTGGGCTGGTGCAGCGTGTCGGGCGCGTGCTGGTGCACGTCGTACAGCGTTTTCAGTGGAGGCTGGGCACTGCGTGTAAGCTTACTACGGCGAGGTCGCAGCTCACAAGTCGAGCTGTCGTCCGCCGTGGTTGGAgagcacgacggcgtcggcgcccttcTGGTACGCGAGGACCACGTCCTGTCGTCAGCTTCGTCCGTGGGATCGACAAAGCTCACCTCCCACGCGCCGATGCCCTTGATGACCACGGGCAGACCTGGGGCCAGGCTACGGATCCACGCGATGTCGTCCCACGTCATCTTGGGCTCGCTCATGCTGGCAGGTCAGTGTCTGAGGAGGAGGATTAACCTACCCGTAGTCGAGCGGTGCGCGGTTCAGCGGCTGCCCGTGTGGCGCGGGGCTGAGCTCCTGCGCGAGGATTCTGCGCTCTGTCTCGCGCTTACCGAGCTGCATGAGGTGAGCTTCAGACTTCCTAATAATGCACAAAGCTCCACCCACAATCGTCGTGTCCACCGTCAGCCAAATCGAATGCGCGCCGTTCTtgaccgcctcgcgcacggcctcggccgacTGCTCGCGGTCAGGCTGCAGGTACAGCTGGTATCCGACCTGCTGgccgtccttggcggcggccttgacctcgtcgagggaCTTGGACGCGAAGTGGGAGAGGACCTGGAGGATACCCGCCTCGCCTGCACCGCGCGCGactgccgcctcgccctgGGAGGTGAGTGCTGT encodes the following:
- the CYBL_2 gene encoding (S)-mandelate dehydrogenase, mitochondrial; its protein translation is MTLTLARPLARAALRTARSVPVRASSTSSAAPRAVPRTARLLAAAALGAGATFLALSEPAAAEAPPHAKASAGSIATGGKISLAQLAKHSHSKSLWIAIDGKVYDVTDFLDRHPGGSKILAENGGKDVSKLFHSIHPPTTFDKYIRPDQYVGQLDEESLYTLSKETSEEEQRIQATRDAMFGINSVVSLSDLERLAEAVVPRHAWAYYSTGADTEAALGENANAFKRVYFRPRTMRDVSNTDTSTTVLGVKSSIPVYISPTARNGMGHPEVGVRSVTALTSQGEAAVARGAGEAGILQVLSHFASKSLDEVKAAAKDGQQVGYQLYLQPDREQSAEAVREAVKNGAHSIWLTVDTTIVGGALCIIRKSEAHLMQLGKRETERRILAQELSPAPHGQPLNRAPLDYGMSEPKMTWDDIAWIRSLAPGLPVVIKGIGAWEDVVLAYQKGADAVVLSNHGGRQLDFKLTRSAQPPLKTLYDVHQHAPDTLHQPNFSVFLDGGIRHGTDVLKALCLGAKAVGLGRPAIHAVSAYGSEGVEKMIMILQEEIDIGMKLLGVTSVDQLGPEYLDTSKL
- the CYBL_2 gene encoding (S)-mandelate dehydrogenase, mitochondrial; translated protein: MTLTLARPLARAALRTARSVPVRASSTSSAAPRAVPRTARLLAAAALGAGATFLALSEPAAAEAPPHAKASAGSIATGGKISLAQLAKHSHSKSLWIAIDGKVYDVTDFLDRHPGGSKILAENGGKDVSKLFHSIHPPTTFDKYIRPDQYVGQLDEESLYTLSKETSEEEQRIQATRDAMFGINSVVSLSDLERLAEAVVPRHAWAYYSTGADTEAALGENANAFKRVYFRPRTMRDVSNTDTSTTVLGVKSSIPVYISPTARNGMGHPEVGVRSVTALTSQGEAAVARGAGEAGILQVLSHFASKSLDEVKAAAKDGQQVGYQLYLQPDREQSAEAVREAVKNGAHSIWLTVDTTIVGGALCIIRKSEAHLMQLGKRETERRILAQELSPAPHGQPLNRAPLDYGMSEPKMTWDDIAWIRSLAPGLPVVIKGIGAWEDVVLAYQKGADAVVLSNHGGRQLDFAQPPLKTLYDVHQHAPDTLHQPNFSVFLDGGIRHGTDVLKALCLGAKAVGLGRPAIHAVSAYGSEGVEKMIMILQEEIDIGMKLLGVTSVDQLGPEYLDTSKL
- the purU gene encoding Formyltetrahydrofolate deformylase, whose translation is MAKVDHILTLSCPDRPGIVHAVTGVLASLELNILDLQQFSDPVSDKFFMRVHFGFTESDEASQLKQPFEELSTKFSFDYYVIRPAARKTRVLIMVSKIGHCLNDLLFRIKEGKLNVEVPIIVSNHPDFAQLAANYGIEFRHLPVTKDTKDTNTQQILDVVKEFDIELVVLARYMQVLTPRLCSEMSGRIINIHHSFLPSFKGAKPYHQAYERGVKTIGATAHFVTADLDEGPIIEQRVARVDHAMSPKELVEEGSNIESQVLAAAVKWTTEGRVFLNKTKTVVFA
- the ACTZ gene encoding Actin-2, with amino-acid sequence MTTEFDDVLTNQPVVIDNGSGTIKAGFAGQEQPSCYIPSFVGRPKHNRVMAGAVQDDIFIGKRAQELRGLLKIRYPMEHGVVTDWDDMERIWNWVYTEGLKALSEEHPVLLTEAPLNPRQNRDVAAQIFFETFNVPAFFTSVQAVLSLYSTGRTTGIVLDSGDGVTHAVPVFEGFSMPHAIQRIDLAGRDVTDHLQLLLRKAGHYLHTSAEKEVVRTIKEKTCYLSANPTKEEKDHAGAWEEFRLPDGKVIQLGTERFLAPEILFNPELVGQEYPGVHQVIVDSINRTDMDLRKALFSNIVLSGGSTLCTGFGDRLLSEVKKIALKDVKLKIYAPPERKYSTWIGGSILAGLSTFKKMWVSADEYKEDPDIIHKKAF